From the genome of Bombus huntii isolate Logan2020A chromosome 14, iyBomHunt1.1, whole genome shotgun sequence, one region includes:
- the LOC126873538 gene encoding uncharacterized protein LOC126873538: MMMAPQVVGVLLKKPGQQNHPRFPPLDPQETKIRGELYVEDLGERRIVSIRMGWLWVEGTPRLPLRALNLRQAAPSLCQPHALALGFTLSNSQGHTLATFWADSEPVYWSWVRAIAAELVRQTPFRAQRCLNFLEILTICPRGPVPLPDSPTESRRRSRSELRCWTSDSPTEKEPRTTTTILEESRRRARSELRGWSSSNSSDEDLLGDFRSIPTIITKDQPMTRTWGCSESSEGSDDSLPWSGVCRSSVDSVDSAVSIPEPDTREQRIQRYKEARRRENEARSRRVLEEDARRRKDRAEENNNDILKTYGSKSRSRFYSGNDNDTYCLTSIKKDNDSGYETSRLKNEKNIIIRLPPVKPNESSLVRFEDDHRNEDDKRNNNSPRNGNASPGILRMDMNERRSRARERRSIREKSQLLQTQQFTNTTVETLQERKERLAQLSSRIPVPRQLSQNSKLAENYNSTALPRSSTSLSVLTEPPCEEDVARLLERCQRVDHYVPVREKLTLFESLSRLGGRLARSTEDLGRTSSKPSPRGKQRARSLHDLNRGARAVPVREMCRFFEGDVEQDQNQKTPLAKTRFSDPVTPTRSTTWKDAASSKGNDTPHIRSSTRKKHYLK, translated from the exons GCGAACTGTACGTGGAGGACCTAGGTGAGAGGCGGATCGTATCCATCAGAATGGGATGGCTTTGGGTCGAGGGTACTCCCAGGCTCCCGTTGAGGGCATTGAACCTACGACAAGCAGCACCCAGCCTATGTCAACCGCACGCACTGGCTCTTGGGTTCACACTCAGCAACTCGCAGGGCCACACTCTCGCCACTTTTTGG GCGGATTCAGAACCCGTGTACTGGTCCTGGGTGAGAGCAATAGCAGCAGAATTGGTCAGGCAAACACCATTTCGAGCCCAACGCTGTCTAAACTTCCTGGAGATCCTGACCATCTGTCCAAGGGGACCCGTTCCATTACCCGACAGTCCCACAGAATCCAGAAGACGTTCCAGAAGCGAGTTACGCTGCTGGACCAGTGACTCTCCCACAGAGAAGGAGCCTAGAACAACCACGACAATCTTAGAAGAATCCAGACGAAGAGCGAGAAGCGAGTTACGTGGTTGGTCCAGTAGTAACTCCAGCGACGAAGATCTGTTAGGGGACTTTCGAAGTATTCCAACGATAATAACAAAGGACCAGCCGATGACCAGGACCTGGGGCTGCAGCGAAAGCAGCGAGGGAAGTGACGATAGTCTTCCTTGGAGCGGCGTGTGTCGTTCCAGCGTGGATTCCGTGGACTCAGCAGTGTCTATTCCTGAACCAGATACCAGAGAACAACGGATCCAAAGGTATAAAGAAGCCAGAAGACGAGAGAACGAAGCTAGAAGTAGAAGAGTGCTAGAAGAAGATGCTAGGAGACGAAAAGACAGAGCTGAAGAGAACAACAACGATATCCTAAAAACTTATGGCTCGAAATCGAGAAGTAGGTTCTACTCTGGCAACGACAATGACACCTATTGTCTAACATCCATAAAGAAGGACAACGATAGTGGCTATGAAACTTCTAGACTAAAAAACGAGAAGAACATCATTATCAGATTGCCTCCTGTGAAGCCTAACGAGTCTTCCTTAGTCAGATTCGAAGACGATCATCGGAATGAGGATGATAAGAGGAACAATAATAGTCCCAGAAATGGTAACGCGAGTCCTGGTATACTTAGAATGGATATGAATGAGAGAAGAAGTCGTGCAAGAGAGAGGAGAAGCATCAGAGAGAAGAGCCAATTGCTTCAAACACAGCAATTTACTAATACAACTGTAGAGACTCTTCAGGAACGTAAGGAACGATTGGCCCAATTATCCTCGAGGATTCCAGTGCCTCGACAATTGTCGCAGAATTCGAAACTCGCGGAGAATTACAATTCGACGGCTCTGCCTAGGTCGTCGACCTCTCTGTCGGTTCTGACCGAGCCACCTTGCGAGGAAGACGTGGCCAGGCTCTTGGAACGGTGTCAAAGGGTAGACCATTACGTGCCAGTACGAGAGAAGCTGACTCTGTTCGAATCTCTGTCTAGACTAGGTGGTCGACTGGCTAGAAGCACCGAAGATCTCGGTCGAACGTCTTCGAAACCGAGTCCCAGAGGGAAGCAACGTGCCCGGTCGCTTCACGATCTCAACAGAGGAGCGAGGGCCGTTCCCGTCAGGGAAATGTGTCGATTCTTCGAGGGAGACGTTGAACAGGATCAGAATCAGAAAACTCCTCTTGCCAAAACGAGGTTCAGTGACCCTGTGACACCTACTAGGAGTACTACGTGGAAGGATGCTGCGAGTTCCAAAGGCAACGACACGCCTCACATAAGATCTTCCACGAGAAAGAAACATTATTTAAAGTAA